A portion of the Fundulus heteroclitus isolate FHET01 unplaced genomic scaffold, MU-UCD_Fhet_4.1 scaffold_211, whole genome shotgun sequence genome contains these proteins:
- the LOC105922471 gene encoding butyrophilin subfamily 2 member A2 isoform X2: protein MKIPDSYDIPTVEWSKEGLKPDVVYLYREGCETFEMKNLDFEYRTTLFMREVKNGNVSLRISGVQPSDAGTYQCLKIWKKGPRESTKVKLVVVASSDPKLAVVAVDSRGVTVECEARCWLPKPLMRILDDKENNLTVEEPKLERTDRGCYNMKLTVILQSPVNRIICSINQQKTKESKTAEILLGAHWRPSFNPATIIVCTIVVTIFVVCIFSSGLYLCCRTQSTSAGQKQTLTKKLSDQSLTTNTSECILEQSAVQDETEIPEDKTNGLRSDDRRKDETTGQPDETAHNLQNVRAQHRSALSQLEQPTIPRSPYKSSPELHYRASGLNTDRKNLLCDRNLKSAVSKSVETVCFSSQNRSRCDSQKPTTVQAATYTSRSKEHNKSCVSLTGPASPLSKSPTSSKKRSKTDIHSKSDPSTQKVGLVHQKHPPERASSFHSYNPYSPLASLANNV, encoded by the exons ATGAAAATCCCTGATAGCTACGACATTCCAACGGTAGAATGGTCCAAGGAAGGCCTCAAGCCAGATGTGGTCTACTTGTATCGCGAAGGCTGTGAGACCTTTGAGATGAAGAATCTAGACTTTGAGTACCGCACAACCCTTTTCATGAGAGAGGTGAAAAACGGGAACGTCTCCTTAAGGATCTCGGGCGTGCAGCCGTCGGACGCTGGGACATATCAGTGCTTGAAAATATGGAAGAAAGGCCCCAGGGAGTCGACAAAAGTGAAGCTGGTTGTTG TTGCATCCTCTGATCCGAAGCTTGCGGTGGTTGCTGTGGACAGTAGAGGAGTGACTGTGGAGTGCGAGGCAAGGTGCTGGCTGCCAAAACCACTGATGAGGATTCTGGATGATAAGGAAAACAACCTCACTGTTGAAGAGCCAAAACTGGAAAGGACCGATAGAGGATGTTACAACATGAAGCTAACAGTCATCCTCCAGAGTCCCGTAAACAG GATCATTTGCAGCATTAACCAGCAGAAGACCAAAGAAAGTAAGACTGCAGAGATCCTTTTAGGAG CTCACTGGAGGCCCAGCTTTAATCCTGCTACCATCATTGTTTGTACAATAGTTGTTACAATATTTGTGGTTTGCATATTTTCTTCCGGATTATATTTGTGCTGCAGGACCCAATCCACTTCTG CCGGGCAAAAACAGACGTTGACAAAGAAGTTATCAGACCAAAGTTTGACAACTAATACCAGTGAATGCATTCTTGAGCAATCGGCTGTGCAGGATGAGACGGAAATCCCGGAAGACAAGACTAACGGTCTCAGGTCGGACGACCGTCGGAAAGATGAGACCACGGGACAACCAGATGAGACTGCTCACAATCTGCAGAACGTCAGAGCTCAACATCGTTCTGCTCTCAGCCAGCTTGAGCAGCCAACAATCCCCCGCAGTCCCTACAAATCATCCCCTGAGCTCCACTACAGAGCTTCAGGCTTgaacacagacagaaaaaacCTCTTGTGCGATCGAAATCTAAAAAGCGCTGTTTCTAAATCTGTAGAAACGGTCTGTTTCTCTTCTCAAAACAGATCAAGATGTGACAGCCAAAAGCCAACCACTGTCCAAGCTGCAACCTACACATCCCGAAGCAAAGAGCATAATAAAAGCTGTGTATCCCTGACAGGGCCGGCGTCTCCACTGTCTAAATCTCCAACCAGCAgcaaaaaaaggtcaaaaacaGACATTCATTCAAAGAGTGACCCCAGTACCCAGAAGGTTGGCTTGGTTCACCAGAAACATCCGCCTGAGCGTGCGTCGTCTTTCCATTCCTACAACCCTTACAGTCCTCTGGCAAGTTTAGCCAACAATGTTTAG
- the LOC105922471 gene encoding butyrophilin subfamily 1 member A1 isoform X1: MNIVTAQNLIHIYRHLFFVVFFKGVLSARVQPKQVVAFAGGNAILPCSMKIPDSYDIPTVEWSKEGLKPDVVYLYREGCETFEMKNLDFEYRTTLFMREVKNGNVSLRISGVQPSDAGTYQCLKIWKKGPRESTKVKLVVVASSDPKLAVVAVDSRGVTVECEARCWLPKPLMRILDDKENNLTVEEPKLERTDRGCYNMKLTVILQSPVNRIICSINQQKTKESKTAEILLGAHWRPSFNPATIIVCTIVVTIFVVCIFSSGLYLCCRTQSTSAGQKQTLTKKLSDQSLTTNTSECILEQSAVQDETEIPEDKTNGLRSDDRRKDETTGQPDETAHNLQNVRAQHRSALSQLEQPTIPRSPYKSSPELHYRASGLNTDRKNLLCDRNLKSAVSKSVETVCFSSQNRSRCDSQKPTTVQAATYTSRSKEHNKSCVSLTGPASPLSKSPTSSKKRSKTDIHSKSDPSTQKVGLVHQKHPPERASSFHSYNPYSPLASLANNV, translated from the exons atgaacATCGTGACGGCTCAGAATCTGATACACATCTACCGTCATCTTTTCTTTGTGGTCTTCTTTAAag gTGTTTTATCTGCACGTGTTCAGCCTAAGCAGGTTGTGGCCTTTGCTGGCGGGAATGCCATCCTACCCTGCAGCATGAAAATCCCTGATAGCTACGACATTCCAACGGTAGAATGGTCCAAGGAAGGCCTCAAGCCAGATGTGGTCTACTTGTATCGCGAAGGCTGTGAGACCTTTGAGATGAAGAATCTAGACTTTGAGTACCGCACAACCCTTTTCATGAGAGAGGTGAAAAACGGGAACGTCTCCTTAAGGATCTCGGGCGTGCAGCCGTCGGACGCTGGGACATATCAGTGCTTGAAAATATGGAAGAAAGGCCCCAGGGAGTCGACAAAAGTGAAGCTGGTTGTTG TTGCATCCTCTGATCCGAAGCTTGCGGTGGTTGCTGTGGACAGTAGAGGAGTGACTGTGGAGTGCGAGGCAAGGTGCTGGCTGCCAAAACCACTGATGAGGATTCTGGATGATAAGGAAAACAACCTCACTGTTGAAGAGCCAAAACTGGAAAGGACCGATAGAGGATGTTACAACATGAAGCTAACAGTCATCCTCCAGAGTCCCGTAAACAG GATCATTTGCAGCATTAACCAGCAGAAGACCAAAGAAAGTAAGACTGCAGAGATCCTTTTAGGAG CTCACTGGAGGCCCAGCTTTAATCCTGCTACCATCATTGTTTGTACAATAGTTGTTACAATATTTGTGGTTTGCATATTTTCTTCCGGATTATATTTGTGCTGCAGGACCCAATCCACTTCTG CCGGGCAAAAACAGACGTTGACAAAGAAGTTATCAGACCAAAGTTTGACAACTAATACCAGTGAATGCATTCTTGAGCAATCGGCTGTGCAGGATGAGACGGAAATCCCGGAAGACAAGACTAACGGTCTCAGGTCGGACGACCGTCGGAAAGATGAGACCACGGGACAACCAGATGAGACTGCTCACAATCTGCAGAACGTCAGAGCTCAACATCGTTCTGCTCTCAGCCAGCTTGAGCAGCCAACAATCCCCCGCAGTCCCTACAAATCATCCCCTGAGCTCCACTACAGAGCTTCAGGCTTgaacacagacagaaaaaacCTCTTGTGCGATCGAAATCTAAAAAGCGCTGTTTCTAAATCTGTAGAAACGGTCTGTTTCTCTTCTCAAAACAGATCAAGATGTGACAGCCAAAAGCCAACCACTGTCCAAGCTGCAACCTACACATCCCGAAGCAAAGAGCATAATAAAAGCTGTGTATCCCTGACAGGGCCGGCGTCTCCACTGTCTAAATCTCCAACCAGCAgcaaaaaaaggtcaaaaacaGACATTCATTCAAAGAGTGACCCCAGTACCCAGAAGGTTGGCTTGGTTCACCAGAAACATCCGCCTGAGCGTGCGTCGTCTTTCCATTCCTACAACCCTTACAGTCCTCTGGCAAGTTTAGCCAACAATGTTTAG